The Treponema pectinovorum genome includes a window with the following:
- a CDS encoding tRNA-uridine aminocarboxypropyltransferase: protein MREICYKCFRPKENCFCKYLKPFDSEIKFVFLMHPKEAKRQRTGTGRLAHAGLLDSEIIMGIDFTKNERLCNLLSDERYFPVLLYPDKDAWSSQKEGFKEELNGKKLLAIIIDSTWFCSKKMIKLSTNIMKLPKLSFSQTYSSIFTFKKEPHPHCVSTIETCYYLIKEMQQANIIKKNDSCECLMTSFKEMIKFQLQKENDRINGLLPNIHPKDSKFTKIKAIPKF from the coding sequence ATGCGAGAAATCTGTTACAAATGCTTTCGCCCAAAAGAAAATTGTTTTTGCAAATATCTAAAGCCTTTTGACTCTGAAATAAAATTCGTTTTTTTAATGCACCCAAAAGAAGCAAAACGGCAGAGAACTGGAACAGGAAGGCTTGCCCACGCTGGACTTTTAGACTCCGAAATAATAATGGGAATCGACTTTACAAAAAACGAAAGGCTTTGCAATCTGCTTTCAGACGAAAGATACTTTCCAGTTTTGCTATATCCTGATAAAGACGCATGGTCATCACAAAAAGAAGGATTTAAAGAAGAGTTAAATGGAAAAAAACTTTTGGCGATAATAATCGATTCAACCTGGTTTTGCTCAAAAAAGATGATAAAACTTTCAACAAATATAATGAAATTGCCAAAATTGAGTTTTTCGCAAACTTATTCTTCAATCTTCACATTTAAAAAAGAGCCGCATCCGCATTGCGTTTCTACAATAGAAACCTGCTATTATCTCATAAAAGAAATGCAGCAAGCAAACATCATAAAAAAAAATGATTCTTGCGAATGCCTTATGACTTCTTTTAAAGAGATGATAAAATTTCAACTGCAAAAAGAAAACGACAGAATAAACGGACTTCTGCCAAACATCCATCCAAAAGACAGCAAATTTACAAAGATAAAAGCGATTCCAAAATTTTAA
- a CDS encoding glycoside hydrolase family 3 protein produces the protein MNTALKNKIFAFLCFAFLSANFLSAQSNIKDDADFWSDYPSEELADFLILKMSDEELLSQILMFGWAGAEPSELLIRWVHERGLGSVKVFGWNTDNTELVARSVSKLQEKSQLRPLKIPLFVATDQEGGWIRHVKGDTSDTPGNMAIGASSYPMDSYYSAFYISREINALGINMNFAPTVDNYTNLKSTVIGPRSFSSNPEHVGQLGASFVAGSIDAGVIPTAKHFPGHGDTSLDSHGNLPEINIDYQTLENRELIPFKYLIAEKIPAIMSGHLSFPKIVPNGVPASLSKIFLTDILRNRLGYEGLIITDDMMMNGATMYAGSLSRAFRLAIEAGNDIVISSTTALWQENLWTSNLELMNHNTEFRNTVKKAARRVLLYKLNYFKSKNAAPLYPDPKKVKERVPDREGQKFFLNQACRSITLQKKGENFPLKASQGEKILLAGQNQFPEFFEQAKKRYPNCAEFKYDYEMGPNQAEWMKKNIESTARNFDIIIICVANERSAMIASSLERTGKKVIIMSVLSPVGVLGFNWADSILLGYSYSPYTFKALFAALNGEFEPTGKLPL, from the coding sequence ATGAATACTGCTTTAAAAAATAAAATATTCGCTTTTTTGTGTTTTGCTTTTTTGTCTGCAAATTTTTTATCGGCACAATCGAATATAAAAGATGATGCTGATTTTTGGAGCGATTACCCTTCTGAAGAGCTTGCTGATTTTTTGATTTTAAAGATGAGCGATGAAGAGCTTTTGAGCCAGATATTGATGTTTGGTTGGGCAGGAGCAGAACCAAGTGAACTTTTGATTCGTTGGGTGCATGAACGGGGGCTTGGTAGCGTAAAAGTTTTTGGCTGGAATACAGACAACACAGAACTTGTTGCTCGTTCGGTTTCAAAATTGCAGGAAAAATCGCAGCTGCGGCCTTTAAAGATACCGCTTTTTGTTGCAACAGACCAGGAAGGTGGCTGGATTCGCCACGTAAAAGGCGACACTTCTGACACTCCTGGAAACATGGCGATTGGCGCTTCTTCATATCCTATGGATTCTTATTATTCTGCTTTTTATATAAGTCGCGAGATAAACGCCTTGGGCATAAATATGAACTTTGCTCCAACTGTGGACAATTATACCAACTTAAAATCCACGGTGATTGGGCCGCGTTCGTTTTCTTCAAATCCTGAACATGTGGGGCAGTTGGGTGCTAGTTTTGTTGCAGGCTCTATCGATGCTGGTGTTATTCCCACCGCTAAACATTTTCCGGGGCATGGAGACACGAGTTTAGACAGTCATGGAAATTTGCCAGAAATCAACATAGACTATCAAACTCTTGAAAATCGAGAATTGATTCCTTTTAAATATCTTATTGCCGAAAAAATTCCTGCAATAATGAGCGGACATTTGAGTTTTCCAAAGATTGTTCCCAATGGAGTTCCCGCAAGCCTTTCTAAAATTTTCTTGACGGATATTTTGCGAAATAGGTTAGGTTACGAAGGACTTATAATTACCGACGATATGATGATGAACGGAGCGACTATGTATGCTGGCAGTTTGAGTCGTGCTTTTAGACTTGCTATTGAAGCTGGCAATGACATTGTAATTTCTTCTACTACTGCACTCTGGCAGGAAAACCTTTGGACTTCTAATCTTGAACTGATGAATCACAATACGGAATTTAGAAACACTGTTAAAAAAGCAGCTAGGAGAGTTTTGCTTTATAAGTTGAATTACTTTAAAAGCAAAAATGCCGCTCCGCTTTATCCAGACCCCAAAAAAGTAAAAGAGCGAGTTCCTGATAGGGAAGGTCAAAAATTTTTTTTGAATCAAGCATGTCGTTCAATAACTTTACAAAAAAAAGGTGAAAATTTTCCATTAAAAGCAAGCCAAGGGGAAAAAATCCTTTTGGCAGGGCAAAACCAATTTCCAGAATTTTTTGAACAGGCAAAAAAACGCTATCCGAATTGTGCAGAATTTAAATATGATTATGAGATGGGACCAAATCAAGCGGAATGGATGAAAAAAAATATTGAATCCACGGCAAGAAACTTTGACATCATCATAATCTGTGTTGCAAACGAAAGAAGCGCAATGATTGCCTCGAGCCTTGAGCGAACGGGCAAAAAGGTGATTATCATGTCTGTTCTTTCGCCAGTTGGAGTTTTGGGATTTAACTGGGCAGATTCTATTCTTCTTGGTTACAGTTATTCGCCTTATACTTTTAAAGCTTTATTTGCCGCTTTGAATGGCGAATTTGAGCCAACTGGAAAACTCCCTCTGTAA